In Nodosilinea sp. PGN35, the genomic stretch ATGCTAGAGAGGCTGCGAAACCAGGGAGCAGTACTTCAGGAAATCACCCTGACTCCCTTAACGCTGGAACCGTTGACTCAACTGGTGGCTGAGACATTACATCGCAATCCTGATACCGTTCGTTCCTTAGCCCAAGTCGTGTTGCGTAAAACCGAGGGCAACCCTTTCTTTGTCAGTGAATTTCTGAAGCTGCTGCATAGCGAAAATCTGTTGACTTTCGATACCCAGCAATTGAGTTGGCAGTGGAACTTAACTGATATTGAAGCTCAAGATATCACTGCTAATGTGGTGGAGCTGCTGCTGCGTCAGCTGCAAAAATTGCCGGAAGAACACAGCAAGTTCTCTCGATCGCGGCTTGTGTTGGGTCTGAGTTTGATTTAGAAACGTTGGCGTTTAGCGCAGAGCGCGACTCCGAAGGAATCGTTTGTGAAAAATCACCGAAAGCAATTTTTCAGGATCTACTAGCAGCAGCACAAGCGGGATTAATTCAACCTCTGTCTGAATTGGACGAAGGTTTGTTGATTCAAGAGTATAAGTTCTGCACGATCGCGTTCAACAAGCGGCTTATGCTTTGATCGATGAATCGCAGAAACAAGTTGTTCATCTCCAAGTCGGTCGCAATTTACTAGAAAGAACTTCACCAGAGCAACGATCTGATCGGCTATTTGCCATTGTAGATCATCTCAATCAGGGACTTAAGCTAGTCACTGCTCAAGCAGAACGAACTGAAATTGCCAGATTGATTTTAATGGCAGGTCAGAAAGCAAAGGCAGCAACGGCTTATGAAGCAGCTCTTAAATATTTTACTACAGGGATTCGAATTCTCGATATAGAAAGTTGGCAGAAAGAGTATGACCTCACCTTAGCGCTGTACTCAGAAGCAGCAGAAGCGGCGTATCTCCAGGGTCGCTTTGATGAGATGGAACAGCTAGTAGAAGTGGTACTCGATCGTGCCAAGACTGTGGTTGATAAAGTTCAGGCTTACAATACCGGGATTCAAGGATATTTGTCACAGGGCAATCTGAGAGAAGCACTAAAAACTGGATTGGAAGCGTTAAAGCTCTTGGGAATAGGTTTAATAGAAAATCCAAGTCAGGCCGATATTCAAAGGGAATTGGAGTCAACATCTACACTACTTGCTGAACGAGAAATCGAAGACTTGATTAATTTACCAGAAATGATTGCCCCAGAGGCGTTGGCAGCTATGTCAATCCTGGCGAATATGGGATCTGCTGCATTTATAACGTTACCAGCGCTATGGATACTGATTACGTTCAAAACGATAAATTTATTCATCAACTACGGTAACGCTATCTGGTCATCACTGTACTATGCCTGCTATGGGTTTGTTCTATGTGGAGTTGCTCAAGATATTGCACTCGGTTATAGGCTTGGCAAATTAGCTTTGAGTTTGGCAGAACGATTGAATGTTAAAAAAGGAAATTCTAAAACGTTAATGTTTTCGAGTGTCCACATTTTGCACTGGAAGGTTCATCTCAGAGAAATAATACCCATACTGACTGATGCCTATCAAAATGGATTGGAAACCGGGGACTTTGAATCTGCTGGTTATGCTGCATACTTCATGTGCCATAACTCATTTCTTGCTGGAGAGGAACTTGCACAGCTGGAACAAAAAATAGCAAATTACAGCAAAGCGATCGATCAAATTAGACGGGAAATCCCTTCGAATTGGCTTGCAATATTGTGGCAAACAGTTCTTAACTTGCTAAATAGGCCTGAGGATTTCAACCACTTAATTGGTAGGCTATCTAACGAAGAGCAGTCGTTATCACACGCTCTTGCAGTTAAAGATGGAATTGCCGTTCAAATGCTGTATCTGCACAAAGTTATACTGTGTTATTTATTTGAAGAATATCATCAAGCTGGACAGACTGCTATTTTGGCAAGGCAACATCTCGAAGAGATGACAGCAATAACGGTTTTGCCTCTATTCTGCTTTTACCATTCTCTAACACTTTTGAGCTTATCGCTCGATGCTTCCGATTTTGAAGAAGTGGATTGGCTCAGTTGTGTTAGCAGCAATCAAGAAAGGATGCAGAAATGGGCAGATCATGCTCCAATGAATTATTTACATAAATATCATCTGGTCGAGGCGGAGCGTGCGCGAGTTTCAGGGCAATTCCTTGAGGCTGAAAATTTGTATGAACGGGCGATCGCAGGTGCTGCCGAAAATGAGTATATCCAGGAAGAAGCATTAGCGTATGAATTGGCGGCTAAGCATTATCTGGCGCGAGGTCGAGAAAAAATTGCTCAGACTTACATGAAAGAGGCGCACTATTGCTACGATCGCTGGGGCGCAACCGCTAAAGTTAGAGACTTAGAAACCCGCTATCCACAGTTCTTCTCTCAGCCACTTAGAGCCGCTTCCACATCAATTTCTATTGCTGCTGAAACTATCACTAATCCCTTCCATGCCGCTTTCGATTTGGCAGCAGTGATGAAAGCTTCACAGGCAATTTCTCGTGAAATTGAGCTGAATCAACTGCTGCGATTGCTGATGCAAACTTTAATTGAGAATGCCGGTGCGCAAACCGGATATCTGATTTTAGAAAACTCAGGAGAATGGTCGATTGAAGCGGCTTGTGAACTCAGTGCTGATGAGAATGCTTGTGCGACGCAAGTGTTGCAGTCTATTCCAATTGCCGATCAATTGCCAGAGTCAATCATTCAATATGTGATTCGGACTTTGAAGCCTGTCACCTTAAATGATGCGACTCGTGAAGGTGCTTTTATTAATGAGCCATACATTCAGCAGAACCAGCCTCAATCTATTTTCTGTTTGCCGCTGCTGAATCAAGCCAAGCTGGTTGGTGTATTGTATTTAGAAAATCGGTTAGCGGCTGGAGTATTTACACCAGAGCGATCGCAGGTCTTGCAGCTATTATCGACTCAAGCAGCGATCGCTATCGAAAATGCCAACCTTTACGCAGAACTGCGAGCTAAGGAAAGCAAGATCACTCAGTTCCTTGAAGCGATTCCGGTGGGAATTGCGATCGTGGATGCGGCGGGTCGCCCTTACTATACCAACCAATGCGGCAATCAACTTACGGGCAAAGAAACTGATACTTCCCTAGCACCGGAGCAGCTATCAGAGGCTTATCGGCTTTATGTAGCCGGAACTGATCAAATCTATCCAGCGGAAAACTTGCCTATTGTGCGGGCATTAAGGGGTGAACGCATCAGGACTGAAGATATAGAAATTCGTCGTAATCATGTCACAGTTCTACTTGAGGCACGGGGAACACCCGTTTTTGATCGACAGGGCAATATCGCTTATGCGATCGCTACCTTTCAGGACATTACAGAGCGCAAA encodes the following:
- a CDS encoding PAS domain S-box protein, which translates into the protein MIDESQKQVVHLQVGRNLLERTSPEQRSDRLFAIVDHLNQGLKLVTAQAERTEIARLILMAGQKAKAATAYEAALKYFTTGIRILDIESWQKEYDLTLALYSEAAEAAYLQGRFDEMEQLVEVVLDRAKTVVDKVQAYNTGIQGYLSQGNLREALKTGLEALKLLGIGLIENPSQADIQRELESTSTLLAEREIEDLINLPEMIAPEALAAMSILANMGSAAFITLPALWILITFKTINLFINYGNAIWSSLYYACYGFVLCGVAQDIALGYRLGKLALSLAERLNVKKGNSKTLMFSSVHILHWKVHLREIIPILTDAYQNGLETGDFESAGYAAYFMCHNSFLAGEELAQLEQKIANYSKAIDQIRREIPSNWLAILWQTVLNLLNRPEDFNHLIGRLSNEEQSLSHALAVKDGIAVQMLYLHKVILCYLFEEYHQAGQTAILARQHLEEMTAITVLPLFCFYHSLTLLSLSLDASDFEEVDWLSCVSSNQERMQKWADHAPMNYLHKYHLVEAERARVSGQFLEAENLYERAIAGAAENEYIQEEALAYELAAKHYLARGREKIAQTYMKEAHYCYDRWGATAKVRDLETRYPQFFSQPLRAASTSISIAAETITNPFHAAFDLAAVMKASQAISREIELNQLLRLLMQTLIENAGAQTGYLILENSGEWSIEAACELSADENACATQVLQSIPIADQLPESIIQYVIRTLKPVTLNDATREGAFINEPYIQQNQPQSIFCLPLLNQAKLVGVLYLENRLAAGVFTPERSQVLQLLSTQAAIAIENANLYAELRAKESKITQFLEAIPVGIAIVDAAGRPYYTNQCGNQLTGKETDTSLAPEQLSEAYRLYVAGTDQIYPAENLPIVRALRGERIRTEDIEIRRNHVTVLLEARGTPVFDRQGNIAYAIATFQDITERKQAEKLLADYNCTLEQQVAERTAALQRSEAKFRAIFENSQVGIFRNRLSDGLILNANQRLANLLGFDSPEEIIGLENSIDYFVNPSDRQQAHELLRRYGELRGYEFQMRRRDGTVFWVLSSCYLNADDDYIEGVIADISDRKRVEAALQASESKLRTLIEAIPDPLFVLTAEGRFLEIIVQEPNLLWQPIEEMVGKTMHQLGKEQADEFLSYIQQVLRTQQILTVEYSAVLNGQEAWFSARIAPINHDQVIWLSRDITPQKQAEAASILEERNRMAREIHDTLAQAFTGILAQVGAANQVLADDVEATQAHLDLIKELARTGLSEARRSVVALRPQLLEEGSLQSALHSLVTQIRAAANDTRLYFEVKGTAYALSTEVESNLLRIGQEALTNVIKHANADEIRVELIYEHDQFLLRVKDNGQGFGVGSIPSSEGFGLLGMSERAERIDAQLTITSQPGRGTEIVVVVGA